A stretch of the Malus domestica chromosome 08, GDT2T_hap1 genome encodes the following:
- the LOC108172628 gene encoding SH3 domain-containing protein 2-like isoform X1 — protein MDAIRKLRDQVAKQQQSVFKQFSGGIYGGSDNVASDENEFQQHQKLEKLYISTRAAKHYQKEIVRGVEGYIVAGSKHVEIGTKLSEDSRKYGSEKTCTSGNTLSRAALSFGRARAQMVKECGVLLKALGTQVAEPLRAMIVGAPLKDARHLAQRYARMRQEAEAQAIDVSRRQTKARDSAGNADMIMKLEAAEAKLHELQSSVGLLGKEASAAMAAVEGQQQRLTLQRLLAMLEAERNYHQNSERSSDT, from the exons ATGGATGCAATCAGGAAGCTCAGAGATCAGGTCGCCAAGCAACAGCAG TCTGTGTTCAAACAATTTTCTGGTGGCATATATGGGGGATCGGATAATGTTGCCTCGGATGAAAATGAATTTCAACAGCATCAGAAACTCGAGAAGCTGTACATATCAACTCGTGCTGCCAAG CATTACCAAAAGGAAATTGTCCGCGGAGTGGAAGGTTACATTGTGGCCGGCTCAAAGCACGTTGAGATAG GTACCAAGCTATCAGAAGATAGCAGGAAATATGGTTCTGAAAAGACTTGCACCAGTGGTAACACATTGTCGAGAGCTGCACTGAGTTTTGGAAGAGCTCGGGCCCAAATGGTAAAAGAGTGCGGAGTTCTACTTAAAGCCCTTGGCACACAG GTTGCAGAGCCTTTAAGAGCAATGATAGTGGGAGCGCCCTTAAAGGATGCTCGACATCTTGCTCAACGATATGCTAGAATGCGGCAAGAAGCTGAAGCTCAG GCTATAGATGTTTCCAGACGCCAGACCAAAGCACGGGATTCTGCAGGTAATGCTGATATGATCATGAAACTAGAAGCTGCTGAAGCCAAGCTTCATGAGCTGCAGTCTAGCGTTGGATTATTGGGAAAAGAAGCTAGTGCAGCTATGGCTGCTGTTGAAGGTCAACAACAAAGATTGACTCTTCAGCGGCTTCTTGCGATG CTTGAAGCAGAGCGCAACTATCATCAGAATTCAGAACGTTCTTCAGATACTTGA
- the LOC108172628 gene encoding SH3 domain-containing protein 2-like isoform X2, with amino-acid sequence MDAIRKLRDQVAKQQQSVFKQFSGGIYGGSDNVASDENEFQQHQKLEKLYISTRAAKHYQKEIVRGVEGYIVAGSKHVEIGTKLSEDSRKYGSEKTCTSGNTLSRAALSFGRARAQMVKECGVLLKALGTQVAEPLRAMIVGAPLKDARHLAQRYARMRQEAEAQICLDILTCIGIGYRCFQTPDQSTGFCR; translated from the exons ATGGATGCAATCAGGAAGCTCAGAGATCAGGTCGCCAAGCAACAGCAG TCTGTGTTCAAACAATTTTCTGGTGGCATATATGGGGGATCGGATAATGTTGCCTCGGATGAAAATGAATTTCAACAGCATCAGAAACTCGAGAAGCTGTACATATCAACTCGTGCTGCCAAG CATTACCAAAAGGAAATTGTCCGCGGAGTGGAAGGTTACATTGTGGCCGGCTCAAAGCACGTTGAGATAG GTACCAAGCTATCAGAAGATAGCAGGAAATATGGTTCTGAAAAGACTTGCACCAGTGGTAACACATTGTCGAGAGCTGCACTGAGTTTTGGAAGAGCTCGGGCCCAAATGGTAAAAGAGTGCGGAGTTCTACTTAAAGCCCTTGGCACACAG GTTGCAGAGCCTTTAAGAGCAATGATAGTGGGAGCGCCCTTAAAGGATGCTCGACATCTTGCTCAACGATATGCTAGAATGCGGCAAGAAGCTGAAGCTCAG ATTTGTCTAGATATACTAACTTGCATCGGGATAGGCTATAGATGTTTCCAGACGCCAGACCAAAGCACGGGATTCTGCAGGTAA
- the LOC103408585 gene encoding disease resistance protein RUN1-like isoform X2, giving the protein MALVRTSPGTSSDSNTFRSYRYDVFLSFRGEETRKTFTDHLYTALNNAGFLTFRDDDELERGEYIKPGLQKAIQQSRTSVVVFSKDYASSRWCLDELVLILERKRTTSDHVVLPVFYDVDPSHVRKQTGSVGKAFARSQKNQSSEKVEGWRKALTEIADLAGMVLQNQADGYESKFIKKIVKVIGDKLSRMPLSVEPKLIGIQSQAERINLWFQDGSSDVGIFVVYGMSGIGKTTIAKHVYNSNFGSFQGSSFIENIKETADRPNGLVQIQMQLLCDILNGREVKIHSVSEGIIKIERAISSKRVLLVLDDVDHMDQLDAILRMKDQFYPGSKILITTRCERLLKADQVTKVHRVQTLDDNESLKLFSWHAFGQDHPIEEYMEHSKQLVQHSGGLPLALKVLGSSLSGGSIGVWESALEKLKVIPDGEIMTKLRISYESLKDDHDRKLFLHIACFLIGRNKSYIVRIFDGCDFYTIIGMQNLIDRCLVTLDEYGKVKMHDMIRAMGREIVRQESEEPEKRSRLWRHKDSFQVLRKKNGTKKIQGLVLDMRNHPANSPINTNEIVLETNAFAKMRNLQLLHLSHVRLDGCYADFPTGLRWLCWLEFPLDSIPIDFPLENVIVLEMQYSSLRQVCKGTKFLPSLKILDISHSQCLSETIDFSLFPNLEELILVDCTSLKNVHESIGNLERLVYLNMKDCKNLRMLPKNMCMLKSLETLILSGCSNLDEFPVEMMKKMESLKVLQTDGIAIGELSPERCLSSFPCSLVELSLKGCNLSDDVFLTDLSNLSYLRRLHLDENPICSLPVFIKGLRRIDELSFKGCDRLESLVGLPEVHQRMSIVGCISLKKITFHSPKQLYPIYVGDNWNLVEWGCYYKLEPIDRVDVEMIKLLGLCNLESMPAVQMHYPDSDSDPKEVPVQTKKGKRMNLITQLQKRGLLAITAV; this is encoded by the exons ATGGCTCTTGTGAGAACATCTCCAGGAACCTCCTCTGATTCCAACACTTTTCGGAGTTATCGCTACGACGTGTTCTTGAGCTTCAGAGGCGAAGAAACTCGCAAGACTTTTACCGACCACCTCTACACAGCCTTGAACAACGCAGGATTTCTTACGTTCCGAGACGACGATGAACTTGAGAGAGGAGAATATATAAAGCCAGGACTGCAGAAAGCGATCCAGCAGTCGCGAACTTCTGTTGTTGTGTTTTCGAAAGATTACGCGTCATCCAGGTGGTGTCTTGATGAGCTTGTGCTGATCCTTGAACGCAAGAGGACCACCTCGGACCATGTAGTTTTACCAGTCTTCTACGATGTCGATCCGTCCCACGTGAGGAAGCAGACAGGAAGTGTTGGAAAAGCATTTGCTAGAAGCCAGAAAAATCAGTCGTCAGAAAAGGTGGAGGGATGGAGGAAGGCACTTACAGAGATTGCAGACCTAGCAGGCATGGTCTTACAAAATCAAGCTGATGG GTACGAGTCAAAGTTTAtcaaaaaaattgttaaagtGATAGGAGACAAGTTAAGTCGCATGCCATTGAGTGTTGAACCAAAATTGATTGGAATTCAATCTCAAGCCGAGCGCATCAATTTGTGGTTCCAAGATGGATCAAGTGATGTTGGTATATTTGTTGTGTATGGCATGTCTGGAATAGGGAAGACAACCATTGCAAAACATGTTTACAATTCAAACTTTGGAAGCTTTCAAGGAAGTAGTttcattgaaaatatcaaagaaaCAGCAGATCGACCAAATGGCTTAGTTCAAATACAAATGCAACTTCTTTGTGATATTTTGAATGGCAGAGAAGTGAAAATACACAGTGTTAGTGAGGGAATAATTAAGATTGAAAGGGCCATAAGCTCTAAAAGAGTTCTACTTGTTCTTGATGATGTTGACCATATGGACCAATTAGATGCAATCCTAAGGATGAAAGATCAGTTTTATCCTGGAAGTAAGATACTAATAACAACTAGGTGTGAAAGGTTGTTAAAGGCAGATCAAGTTACAAAGGTGCACAGAGTTCAAACTTTGGATGACAATGAATCATTAAAGCTTTTCAGTTGGCATGCTTTTGGCCAGGACCATCCCATAGAAGAATACATGGAGCACTCAAAACAGCTAGTGCAACATAGCGGCGGACTTCCATTAGCTCTAAAAGTTTTGGGTTCTTCTTTATCAGGAGGAAGTATAGGTGTATGGGAAAGTGCATTGGAGAAGCTAAAAGTTATTCCTGATGGTGAAATCATGACTAAACTAAGAATAAGCTATGAAAGTTTAAAAGATGACCATGACCGGAAATTATTCCTCCACATTGCTTGTTTCCTAATAGGAAGGAACAAAAGCTACATTGTTAGAATATTCGATGGATGTGATTTCTATACAATCATTGGCATGCAAAATCTCATTGATAGATGCTTGGTGACACTTGATGAATACGGCAAGGTGAAAATGCATGACATGATTCGTGCTATGGGAAGAGAAATTGTTCGCCAAGAATCAGAAGAGCCTGAGAAACGTAGTAGATTATGGCGCCATAAGGATTCTTTCCAAGTATTGAGGAAAAAGAAT ggTACAAAAAAAATCCAAGGTCTTGTCCTGGATATGCGTAATCATCCTGCAAACAGTCCAATAAACACAAATGAGATAGTCTTGGAAACCAATGCATTTGCAAAGATGCGTAATTTACAACTACTCCATCTTAGTCATGTACGACTGGATGGATGTTATGCAGATTTCCCTACAGGATTAAGATGGTTGTGTTGGCTTGAATTTCCTTTGGATTCTATACCAATTGATTTTCCTTTGGAGAACGTAATTGTTCTTGAAATGCAATACAGTAGCTTGAGACAAGTATGCAAAGGAACAAAA TTTCTTCCATCGTTGAAGATCCTTGACATCAGCCATTCTCAATGCCTTAGTGAAACCATTGACTTCTCACTTTTCCCCAATCTAGAGGAACTGATTCTTGTAGATTGCACAAGCCTGAAGAATGTTCATGAATCCATTGGAAACCTGGAGAGACTCGTGTACTTGAATATGAAGGATTGCAAGAATCTTAGGATGCTTCCGAAGAACATGTGCATGCTtaaatcacttgaaacactCATTTTATCTGGTTGCTCAAATCTTGATGAGTTTCCAGTggagatgatgaagaagatggagtCTCTGAAAGTTCTTCAGACAGATGGAATTGCAATAGGTGAATTGTCGCCAGAAAGATGTTTGAGTTCTTTTCCATGCTCTTTAGTAGAGTTAAGTCTGAAGGGGTGCAATCTTTCTGATGATGTCTTTCTTACGGATTTAAGTAATCTATCCTACTTGAGAAGACTACATTTGGATGAGAATCCAATTTGCAGTCTGCCAGTtttcatcaaaggtttgaggaGGATCGATGAACTCTCTTTCAAGGGTTGTGATAGGCTCGAATCCCTTGTGGGGTTGCCGGAAGTACACCAAAGGATGAGTATAGTCGGATGcatatcattaaaaaaaataacttttCATTCCCCTAAGCAATTGTATCCAATATATGTGGGTGACAACTGGAATCTTGTTGAGTGGGGGTGCTATTACAAATTAGAGCCTATTGATAGAGTTGATGTGGAAATGATCAAACTTTTGGGCTTGTGCAACTTGGAATCCATGCCAGCTGTTCAAATGCATTATCCAGACTCAGACAGCGATCCAAAAGAGGTCCCCGTCCAG ACGAAGAAGGGCAAGAGGATGAATCTGATTACACAATTGCAAAAACGAGGGCTGCTAGCAATAACTGCAGTTTGA
- the LOC103408585 gene encoding disease resistance protein RUN1-like isoform X1 gives MALVRTSPGTSSDSNTFRSYRYDVFLSFRGEETRKTFTDHLYTALNNAGFLTFRDDDELERGEYIKPGLQKAIQQSRTSVVVFSKDYASSRWCLDELVLILERKRTTSDHVVLPVFYDVDPSHVRKQTGSVGKAFARSQKNQSSEKVEGWRKALTEIADLAGMVLQNQADGYESKFIKKIVKVIGDKLSRMPLSVEPKLIGIQSQAERINLWFQDGSSDVGIFVVYGMSGIGKTTIAKHVYNSNFGSFQGSSFIENIKETADRPNGLVQIQMQLLCDILNGREVKIHSVSEGIIKIERAISSKRVLLVLDDVDHMDQLDAILRMKDQFYPGSKILITTRCERLLKADQVTKVHRVQTLDDNESLKLFSWHAFGQDHPIEEYMEHSKQLVQHSGGLPLALKVLGSSLSGGSIGVWESALEKLKVIPDGEIMTKLRISYESLKDDHDRKLFLHIACFLIGRNKSYIVRIFDGCDFYTIIGMQNLIDRCLVTLDEYGKVKMHDMIRAMGREIVRQESEEPEKRSRLWRHKDSFQVLRKKNGTKKIQGLVLDMRNHPANSPINTNEIVLETNAFAKMRNLQLLHLSHVRLDGCYADFPTGLRWLCWLEFPLDSIPIDFPLENVIVLEMQYSSLRQVCKGTKFLPSLKILDISHSQCLSETIDFSLFPNLEELILVDCTSLKNVHESIGNLERLVYLNMKDCKNLRMLPKNMCMLKSLETLILSGCSNLDEFPVEMMKKMESLKVLQTDGIAIGELSPERCLSSFPCSLVELSLKGCNLSDDVFLTDLSNLSYLRRLHLDENPICSLPVFIKGLRRIDELSFKGCDRLESLVGLPEVHQRMSIVGCISLKKITFHSPKQLYPIYVGDNWNLVEWGCYYKLEPIDRVDVEMIKLLGLCNLESMPAVQMHYPDSDSDPKEVPVQGLYECGIFSTFFVENEVPGRFSYKSTKSSISFIVPLLLASHRIRGLNIFATYAKENSNNYFTRPGIAPIMIKVRNKSKGLKWIYGPIFYGIPGDGEDMIWLSHWKMENKTILQCGDEVVVSVITGPCDLFWVKEFGVELVPEHQDKMSTQHNTKSDPNYPLVIGGDLETWKCRPGIYFLGGRTSTDTDDIDILTMDSDEEDTNEEGQEDESDYTIAKTRAASNNCSLRGWKVHLTAVGFFFALALVSWSSHSRKKKRQSSTSPP, from the exons ATGGCTCTTGTGAGAACATCTCCAGGAACCTCCTCTGATTCCAACACTTTTCGGAGTTATCGCTACGACGTGTTCTTGAGCTTCAGAGGCGAAGAAACTCGCAAGACTTTTACCGACCACCTCTACACAGCCTTGAACAACGCAGGATTTCTTACGTTCCGAGACGACGATGAACTTGAGAGAGGAGAATATATAAAGCCAGGACTGCAGAAAGCGATCCAGCAGTCGCGAACTTCTGTTGTTGTGTTTTCGAAAGATTACGCGTCATCCAGGTGGTGTCTTGATGAGCTTGTGCTGATCCTTGAACGCAAGAGGACCACCTCGGACCATGTAGTTTTACCAGTCTTCTACGATGTCGATCCGTCCCACGTGAGGAAGCAGACAGGAAGTGTTGGAAAAGCATTTGCTAGAAGCCAGAAAAATCAGTCGTCAGAAAAGGTGGAGGGATGGAGGAAGGCACTTACAGAGATTGCAGACCTAGCAGGCATGGTCTTACAAAATCAAGCTGATGG GTACGAGTCAAAGTTTAtcaaaaaaattgttaaagtGATAGGAGACAAGTTAAGTCGCATGCCATTGAGTGTTGAACCAAAATTGATTGGAATTCAATCTCAAGCCGAGCGCATCAATTTGTGGTTCCAAGATGGATCAAGTGATGTTGGTATATTTGTTGTGTATGGCATGTCTGGAATAGGGAAGACAACCATTGCAAAACATGTTTACAATTCAAACTTTGGAAGCTTTCAAGGAAGTAGTttcattgaaaatatcaaagaaaCAGCAGATCGACCAAATGGCTTAGTTCAAATACAAATGCAACTTCTTTGTGATATTTTGAATGGCAGAGAAGTGAAAATACACAGTGTTAGTGAGGGAATAATTAAGATTGAAAGGGCCATAAGCTCTAAAAGAGTTCTACTTGTTCTTGATGATGTTGACCATATGGACCAATTAGATGCAATCCTAAGGATGAAAGATCAGTTTTATCCTGGAAGTAAGATACTAATAACAACTAGGTGTGAAAGGTTGTTAAAGGCAGATCAAGTTACAAAGGTGCACAGAGTTCAAACTTTGGATGACAATGAATCATTAAAGCTTTTCAGTTGGCATGCTTTTGGCCAGGACCATCCCATAGAAGAATACATGGAGCACTCAAAACAGCTAGTGCAACATAGCGGCGGACTTCCATTAGCTCTAAAAGTTTTGGGTTCTTCTTTATCAGGAGGAAGTATAGGTGTATGGGAAAGTGCATTGGAGAAGCTAAAAGTTATTCCTGATGGTGAAATCATGACTAAACTAAGAATAAGCTATGAAAGTTTAAAAGATGACCATGACCGGAAATTATTCCTCCACATTGCTTGTTTCCTAATAGGAAGGAACAAAAGCTACATTGTTAGAATATTCGATGGATGTGATTTCTATACAATCATTGGCATGCAAAATCTCATTGATAGATGCTTGGTGACACTTGATGAATACGGCAAGGTGAAAATGCATGACATGATTCGTGCTATGGGAAGAGAAATTGTTCGCCAAGAATCAGAAGAGCCTGAGAAACGTAGTAGATTATGGCGCCATAAGGATTCTTTCCAAGTATTGAGGAAAAAGAAT ggTACAAAAAAAATCCAAGGTCTTGTCCTGGATATGCGTAATCATCCTGCAAACAGTCCAATAAACACAAATGAGATAGTCTTGGAAACCAATGCATTTGCAAAGATGCGTAATTTACAACTACTCCATCTTAGTCATGTACGACTGGATGGATGTTATGCAGATTTCCCTACAGGATTAAGATGGTTGTGTTGGCTTGAATTTCCTTTGGATTCTATACCAATTGATTTTCCTTTGGAGAACGTAATTGTTCTTGAAATGCAATACAGTAGCTTGAGACAAGTATGCAAAGGAACAAAA TTTCTTCCATCGTTGAAGATCCTTGACATCAGCCATTCTCAATGCCTTAGTGAAACCATTGACTTCTCACTTTTCCCCAATCTAGAGGAACTGATTCTTGTAGATTGCACAAGCCTGAAGAATGTTCATGAATCCATTGGAAACCTGGAGAGACTCGTGTACTTGAATATGAAGGATTGCAAGAATCTTAGGATGCTTCCGAAGAACATGTGCATGCTtaaatcacttgaaacactCATTTTATCTGGTTGCTCAAATCTTGATGAGTTTCCAGTggagatgatgaagaagatggagtCTCTGAAAGTTCTTCAGACAGATGGAATTGCAATAGGTGAATTGTCGCCAGAAAGATGTTTGAGTTCTTTTCCATGCTCTTTAGTAGAGTTAAGTCTGAAGGGGTGCAATCTTTCTGATGATGTCTTTCTTACGGATTTAAGTAATCTATCCTACTTGAGAAGACTACATTTGGATGAGAATCCAATTTGCAGTCTGCCAGTtttcatcaaaggtttgaggaGGATCGATGAACTCTCTTTCAAGGGTTGTGATAGGCTCGAATCCCTTGTGGGGTTGCCGGAAGTACACCAAAGGATGAGTATAGTCGGATGcatatcattaaaaaaaataacttttCATTCCCCTAAGCAATTGTATCCAATATATGTGGGTGACAACTGGAATCTTGTTGAGTGGGGGTGCTATTACAAATTAGAGCCTATTGATAGAGTTGATGTGGAAATGATCAAACTTTTGGGCTTGTGCAACTTGGAATCCATGCCAGCTGTTCAAATGCATTATCCAGACTCAGACAGCGATCCAAAAGAGGTCCCCGTCCAG GGACTCTATGAATGTGGTATATTCAGCACGTTTTTTGTTGAGAATGAGGTCCCAGGCCGGTTCAGCTATAAAAGTACCAAGTCCTCGATATCTTTTATTGTCCCTTTACTACTTGCTAGTCACAGAATTCGAGGCTTGAACATCTTTGCTACCTATGCAAAggaaaattcaaataattattttaCTAGACCTGGCATTGCTCCAATAATGATCAAAGTGAGAAACAAGAGTAAGGGTCTGAAGTGGATCTATGGCCCAATATTCTATGGTATCCCAGGTGAcggagaagatatgatatggtTGAGCCATTGGAAGATGGAGAATAAAACAATATTACAATGTGGAGATGAAGTGGTGGTTTCGGTAATAACCGGACCATGTGACTTGTTTTGGGTAAAGGAGTTTGGTGTCGAGCTTGTGCCAGAGCACCAAGACAAGATGAGTACCCAACACAACACCAAATCAGATCCTAATTATCCACTTGTTATCGGTGGAGATTTGGAGACGTGGAAGTGCAGACCGGGAATATACTTCCTTGGTGGTCGGACAAGTACAGATACTGACGACATTGATATCCTCACCATGGACTCTGATGAAGAAGACACAA ACGAAGAAGGGCAAGAGGATGAATCTGATTACACAATTGCAAAAACGAGGGCTGCTAGCAATAACTGCAGTTTGAGAGGCTGGAAGGTGCACCTCACGGCTGTCGGCTTCTTTTTCGCGCTTGCTCTAGTAAGTTGGTCCTCCCACTCCCGAAAAAAGAAGCGACAGTCGTCCACAAGCCCACCATGA
- the LOC103438604 gene encoding ATP-citrate synthase beta chain protein 2-like, whose product MAALKQPTIRVVAVIAEGVPESDTKQLIAYAWANNKVVIGPATVGGIQAGVFKIGDTAGTIDNIIHRKLYWPGFVGFVSKSVCSYPIS is encoded by the exons atggctgctCTCAAGCAACCAACCATTAGAGTTGTGGCGGTCATTGCTGAAGGTGTACCTGAGTCAGACACTAAGCAATTGATCGCATATGCATGGGCAAACAACAAG GTTGTCATTGGCCCAGCTACTGTTGGAGGAATTCAAGCTGGAGTTTTTAAGATTGGTGACACTGCTGGAACAATTGATAACATTATTCACCGCAAGCTATACTGGCCTGGATTTGTTGGTTTTGTCTCCAAATCTGTATGTAGCTATCCAATATCTTGA
- the LOC139198199 gene encoding disease resistance protein RUN1-like, with amino-acid sequence MALVRTSPRISSNSNTFRSYRYDVFLSFRGEETRKTFTDHLYTALNNAGFLTFRDDDELERGEDIKPGLQKAIQQSRTSIVVFSKDYASSRWCLDELVLILERKRTTSDHVILPVFYDVDPSHVRKQTGSVGKAFARSQKHQSLEKVEGWRTALAEIADLAGMVLQNQAYGYESKFIKKIVKVIGDKLSRTPLSVEPKLIGIQSQAERINLWLQDGSSDVGIFVVYGMSGIGKTTIAKHVYNSNFRSFQGSSFIENIKETADRPNGLVQIQMQLLCDILNGKEVKIHCVSQGIIKIERAVSSRRVLLVLDDVDQMDQLDAILRMKDQFYPGSKILITTRRERLLKADQVTEVHNVQTLDYNESLKLFSWHAFGQDHPIEEYTEHSKQLVQHSGGLPLALKVLGSSLSGESIGVWESALEKLKVIPDGEIMNKLRISYESLKDDHDRKLFLHIACFLIGRNKSYIVRILDGCDFYTIIGIQNLIDRCLVTLDEHDKVKMHDMIRAMGREIVRQESEEPEKRSRLWRDKDSFQVLKKKNGTKKIQGLVLDMRNHPANNPINTNEIVLETNAFARMSNLQLLHLSHVRLDGCYADFPTGLRWLCWLEFPLDSMPIDFPLENVVDAQNQRRLWYNRKCQVL; translated from the exons ATGGCTCTTGTGAGAACATCTCCAAGAATCTCctctaattccaacacttttcgGAGTTATCGCTACGACGTGTTCTTGAGCTTCAGAGGCGAAGAAACTCGCAAGACTTTTACCGACCACCTCTACACAGCTTTGAACAACGCAGGATTTCTTACGTTCCGAGACGACGATGAACTTGAGAGAGGAGAAGATATAAAGCCAGGACTGCAGAAAGCGATCCAGCAGTCACGAACTTCTATTGTCGTGTTTTCGAAAGATTACGCGTCATCCAGGTGGTGTCTTGATGAGCTTGTGCTGATCCTTGAACGCAAGAGGACCACCTCGGACCATGTAATTTTACCAGTCTTCTACGATGTCGATCCATCCCACGTGAGGAAGCAGACAGGAAGTGTTGGAAAAGCATTTGCTAGAAGCCAGAAACATCAGTCGCTGGAAAAGGTGGAGGGATGGAGGACGGCACTTGCAGAGATTGCAGACCTAGCAGGCATGGTCTTACAAAATCAAGCATATGG GTACGAGTCAAAGTTTAtcaaaaaaattgttaaagtGATAGGAGACAAGTTAAGTCGCACACCATTGAGTGTTGAACCAAAATTGATCGGAATTCAATCTCAAGCCGAACGCATCAATTTATGGTTACAAGATGGATCAAGTGATGTTGGTATATTTGTTGTGTATGGCATGTCTGGAATAGGGAAGACAACCATTGCAAAACATGTTTACAATTCAAACTTTAGAAGCTTTCAAGGAAGTAGTttcattgaaaatatcaaagaaaCAGCAGATCGACCAAATGGCTTAGTTCAAATACAAATGCAACTTCTTTGTGATATTTTGAACGGCAAAGAAGTGAAAATACACTGTGTTAGTCAGGGAATAATTAAGATTGAAAGGGCCGTAAGCTCTAGAAGAGTTCTACTTGTTCTTGATGATGTCGACCAAATGGACCAATTGGATGCAATCCTAAGGATGAAAGATCAGTTTTATCCAGGAAGTAAGATACTAATAACAACTAGGCGTGAAAGGTTGCTAAAGGCAGATCAAGTTACAGAGGTGCACAATGTTCAAACTTTGGATTACAATGAATCATTAAAGCTTTTTAGTTGGCATGCTTTTGGCCAGGACCATCCCATAGAAGAATACACGGAGCACTCAAAACAGTTAGTGCAACATAGCGGCGGACTTCCATTAGCTCTAAAAGTTTTGGGTTCTTCTTTATCAGGGGAAAGTATAGGTGTATGGGAAAGTGCATTGGAGAAGCTAAAAGTTATTCCTGATGGTGAAATCATGAATAAACTAAGAATAAGCTATGAAAGTTTAAAAGATGACCATGATCGGAAATTATTCCTCCACATTGCTTGTTTCCTAATAGGAAGGAACAAAAGCTACATTGTTAGAATATTGGATGGATGTGATTTCTATACAATCATTGGCATTCAAAATCTCATTGATAGATGCTTGGTGACACTTGATGAACACGACAAGGTGAAAATGCATGACATGATTCGTGCTATGGGAAGAGAAATTGTTCGTCAAGAATCAGAAGAGCCTGAGAAACGTAGTAGATTATGGCGCGATAAGGATTCTTTCCAAGtattgaagaaaaagaat ggTACAAAAAAAATCCAAGGTCTTGTCCTGGATATGCGTAACCATCCTGCAAACAATCCAATAAACACAAATGAGATAGTCTTGGAAACCAATGCATTTGCAAGGATGTCCAATTTACAACTACTCCATCTTAGTCATGTACGACTGGATGGATGTTATGCAGATTTCCCTACAGGATTAAGATGGTTGTGTTGGCTTGAATTTCCTTTGGATTCTATGCCAATTGATTTTCCTTTGGAGAacgttgttgatgcacaaaatcagcgaagactttggtacaacagaaagtgtcaggttttgtga